ACGGTACAGCTCAGTTGTGAAAATGACATCTTGACGGCCATTGAAGCAAACCTCAGAACGAGACGTCAGCAGGCGGCGGCAAATTCTGCCGGATCGCGACTGGCGAACTCACTAGTTCCCGGAACACAAATCCAGACGGCCATCCTGACGGTGGCAATCTTTGAAGCAGCGACGCCGTGATTTCTGTTGTTGCTTGCAACAGGTCTGAAAACACGGTTCGCTATGTATGCTCCATCGTCCGTCCGGCCCGGCTAAAATCAAGGATATTCAAAGGCCAGGCGAATCCGGGTAAGGGTTTTTTGCGTATCAATCAGATTTTGACTTTCGCAGCCCGTTCTTCCACCTCTTCGATGCTGAAAAATGCGCCTTGTCCGGCTCCGGGGCATTCTTCGCAGACTTCGTCCCACTTCTCACGCGATTCGAGATTCGACGTCCAGAACGGCCATGTGCGGCATTGCATGGGACGCACGGGGTACACTTTGCAGTGACGTTTTTCCGCGTCGAAGAACGTGCAATCGCCGTTTTGGTACTCCGTCAGCGACACGCGACCACGCAACATCCGCGTGTGAAAAAGTCGAATTTCGCCGACCGGTTTATCCAGATAATCGGCAATTTCCTTAATTTCAGGCTCAGACACCCAAACCACACCGGGGGCTCCCGTGCAGCACTTGCCGCATTGCGTGCAGGTGAAGTTGAGGCCGTCCTGGTACCACGGCTCAGCCGTTTCGGACGATTGTTCTGTCATCAGATTTTCTCTATGAAGCGCGGCGAAACGGCGGCCGCAGCGGGCGTCAGGGCGCAGGGAACGAATTCAGGACAGCGGAGTGTAGCGTGTCGACCCGCTTTTACGACAACATTGAACCGACCGACGCAGTTCCACGGGGCAAATTTGCGGCCATCGTGTTGTGTGGCGGTCGTTCGCAGCGGATGGGAACCGACAAGGCGTCGATCCGACTCGGCGACGAAACATTTCTTCACCGCACCTGCCGCGTGATCGACGATGTCGCTGCACCGGTGATCGTGATCGCCAATCCAACGCAGGCCCTGCCGACGCTGCCCGCTCAGATCACTGTCGTGCTGGACAAATTTCCGAACGAAGGGCCGTTGGGCGGATTGCTGACGGGGCTGACCTTCCTGAATGACCAACGCAAGCTCGAGGCCGCGGAAACCTGTGGCGTCTTTCTGAGCGGTTGCGACACGCCGTTGGTAAACGCCAATGTGATTGCTGAAATGCAGCGGCGATTTCTCACTCTCGAGCCGTCCGTCGATGCGCTGGTGGTGGTTCACGAAAGCCGTCGCCAGCCTCTGCACGCTATCTATCGACGAAGCATTGCAACACAGGCTGCGGCATCGTTTGAACGCGGTGAACGTTCTTTGCAGAAACTACTGCAGGGGCTGAACGTTGTTGAGGTGCCGGTTAGTGAGTTGGCTGCACTGGATCCGGACCTGTTGTTCCTGAAAAACATTAACACGCCGGAAGACCTGGCGGCTGCGAGATCGCTGTTGTAGGCGAGTTGCAGCGCCTAATGCTCGCCGTGATTTTGCTGTGTTCGAGCGACGTCTCCCGCACTGAATTGCGGAGGGACAGACTGCCTCACTTCGACATTTGCATCATGCCGTACTTCTTCATTTTGTTGTACAGCGTCACTCGGCTGATGCCCAATTGCTCCGCAGTTTTTGTGCGGCTGAAGCGGTTGTTCAGCAATGCCTGTTCGATCATCTGCTTCTCTGTAAGTTCCATGCGATTGCCAAGCGATTCGCTGGGAAGCTGGCTGGCCAATGCTGCGATTTCGGATTCCTCAGATGAACCGCCTGCGTTCGTCTCATCAACATGACCTGCCAGCACGTTCGGGGGGAGAGTGTCGGCAGTCAGGATGCCCTGCTGAGAATAAATGACGGCGCTGCGAATTGCATTTTCCATTTCTCGTACGTTTCCCGGCCACGGGTATCTCACTAAAGCGGCGATGAACGCGTCATCAATTTTGTTGATCGTAATGCTGTGACTGGCCGCATGCAGATTTACGAAATGGCGGGCCAGTGGCTCAATATCCGGCAACCGACTGCGCAACGGCGGAATTACGAACGATAGCGTGTTCAGGCGGTAGTACAGGTCAGCTCGGAAACGGCCACTGTTCACTAACGGCTGCAGCTCAACATTGCTTGCGGCGATGATTCGAGCGGCCACTTTGTTCGTTGCGTTTGAGCCGACTGGTTCAAACAGGCCGTCTTCAATCACGCGCAGGAGCTTGACTTGCTGTTCGGGTGTGAGGACGTCGATTTCGTCCAGCAGAATGGTTCCTCGTCCTGCCGCCAGAAATTTGCCTTCTTTGTCTGCATGAGCACTCGTGAATGCGCCCTTCACGTGGCCGAACAATTCGCTTTCGATCAGTTCGCCGGGCAGAGCTCCGCAGGCCACGGTGAGAAGTGGTTCGTCGCGGCGCGACGAGCTTTCATGGATCATGCGTGCAAGATGCGTCTTGCC
This DNA window, taken from Fuerstiella marisgermanici, encodes the following:
- a CDS encoding YkgJ family cysteine cluster protein, whose protein sequence is MTEQSSETAEPWYQDGLNFTCTQCGKCCTGAPGVVWVSEPEIKEIADYLDKPVGEIRLFHTRMLRGRVSLTEYQNGDCTFFDAEKRHCKVYPVRPMQCRTWPFWTSNLESREKWDEVCEECPGAGQGAFFSIEEVEERAAKVKI
- the mobA gene encoding molybdenum cofactor guanylyltransferase — translated: MSTRFYDNIEPTDAVPRGKFAAIVLCGGRSQRMGTDKASIRLGDETFLHRTCRVIDDVAAPVIVIANPTQALPTLPAQITVVLDKFPNEGPLGGLLTGLTFLNDQRKLEAAETCGVFLSGCDTPLVNANVIAEMQRRFLTLEPSVDALVVVHESRRQPLHAIYRRSIATQAAASFERGERSLQKLLQGLNVVEVPVSELAALDPDLLFLKNINTPEDLAAARSLL
- a CDS encoding sigma-54 interaction domain-containing protein, with amino-acid sequence MMDSVDLLVLCSSQPDLLRNIGTRLASRFRLLESYSLAEASQMVQLHRPALALLDLRHANAQRFNRAWALGQNVETTKLIVLTAPGELTEDRIPVELQGRVALVECKLPGENGSAILKCAESLLTGFTSVHAKEANGVRNDQIEQPSIAEKCRTRTPALQQILKRLEVAARHDVTILLIGETGSGKTHLARMIHESSSRRDEPLLTVACGALPGELIESELFGHVKGAFTSAHADKEGKFLAAGRGTILLDEIDVLTPEQQVKLLRVIEDGLFEPVGSNATNKVAARIIAASNVELQPLVNSGRFRADLYYRLNTLSFVIPPLRSRLPDIEPLARHFVNLHAASHSITINKIDDAFIAALVRYPWPGNVREMENAIRSAVIYSQQGILTADTLPPNVLAGHVDETNAGGSSEESEIAALASQLPSESLGNRMELTEKQMIEQALLNNRFSRTKTAEQLGISRVTLYNKMKKYGMMQMSK